The genomic region ATAGAATTCACCAAAGGGAAATTAGAGAACTTTGATGCAGTGATCGCAACCGGGAGTGATAATACTGCCCGATATTTTGAATATTACTTTAAAGGAAAACCAAGCATTGTTCGCAAGAACAGGAATTCTATCGCTATCCTTACTGGAAAAGAGTCTAAAGAGGAGCTTGAGGCTTTAAGTGAAGACATCTTTCTTTATTATGGTTTGGGTTGCCGTAACGTATCTAAATTATATGTACCTGAAGGATATGATTTTGACCAGTTCTTCAAGGCGATGTATTCCTGGAATACTATTATCAACGAAAATAAATATGCCAATAATTATGATTACAACAAGGCAGTTTATTTAATGAGTGAATATAAAATCCTTGATAATGGTTTTTTAATGCTGAAAGAGGATGAAAGTTTTGGTTCTCCTATCGCAACAGTTTTTTATCAAACTTATAAGGATGAAGATAACCTGAAAGAAGTTCTTGATTCCAATTCCGAAAAGTTGCAGTGTGTAGTAAGGAAAGATCCAAAGCCCGATGAAGTTGCGTTTGGTAAAACACAACAACCAGAACTTTGGGATTACGCAGATAATATTGATACTATAGAATTCCTTAGTAAACTTTAATCTTATCATTTCGATAACAGCAAAGACCTT from Christiangramia sp. OXR-203 harbors:
- a CDS encoding acyl-CoA reductase; its protein translation is MNMTIEEHTSNLVALGKFLGQFQINGVQKHPDFSELDELTNEMHEKIDASIHRNGWFTRENVIFSLQQWSEALKFENIQKWIGRYDLSNSGGKKIGIVMAGNIPLVGFHDFISTIICDHNIQIKQSSSDELLLPLIAQFLIEQNSEYKNRIEFTKGKLENFDAVIATGSDNTARYFEYYFKGKPSIVRKNRNSIAILTGKESKEELEALSEDIFLYYGLGCRNVSKLYVPEGYDFDQFFKAMYSWNTIINENKYANNYDYNKAVYLMSEYKILDNGFLMLKEDESFGSPIATVFYQTYKDEDNLKEVLDSNSEKLQCVVRKDPKPDEVAFGKTQQPELWDYADNIDTIEFLSKL